One region of Euzebya rosea genomic DNA includes:
- a CDS encoding ABC transporter ATP-binding protein, with amino-acid sequence MTQLDTPVPDTAAPPLAIPKGDSRYLLETKGIAIRFGGVQALGGVDFRVAPNEIVGVLGPNGAGKTTFFNCVSGFASPNEGRVFIKGEDVTALRPDERVIRGLGRTFQQVGLIRSFTLLENLLVAHHHKVAYGDGAGMFGMPWARREERELRRRAMEVLDFFGIAHLAHRTLDGMPYGMLKLCEVAAVMAVDPDILMLDEPLAGMAPEEAAEFCDRLLVMRDQLNISIVMIDHHVPQVLRVSDYVFVLSFGKLLAEGQAEEIRTNPAVAEAYMGEGATTLD; translated from the coding sequence GTGACCCAGCTCGACACTCCCGTGCCCGACACGGCCGCACCACCCCTGGCCATCCCGAAGGGCGACTCCCGGTACCTGCTGGAGACCAAGGGCATCGCCATCCGCTTCGGAGGCGTCCAGGCGCTCGGCGGCGTCGACTTCCGGGTCGCACCCAACGAGATCGTCGGTGTGCTCGGCCCCAACGGCGCCGGCAAGACCACCTTCTTCAACTGCGTCAGCGGCTTCGCAAGCCCCAACGAGGGACGTGTCTTCATCAAGGGTGAGGACGTCACCGCGCTGCGGCCCGACGAACGCGTCATCCGTGGCCTCGGCCGCACGTTCCAGCAGGTCGGCCTCATCCGGTCCTTCACCCTGCTGGAGAACCTGCTCGTCGCCCACCACCACAAGGTGGCCTACGGCGACGGGGCCGGCATGTTCGGCATGCCCTGGGCACGTCGTGAGGAACGCGAGCTGCGGCGACGGGCCATGGAGGTGCTGGACTTCTTCGGCATCGCCCACCTCGCGCATCGCACGCTCGACGGGATGCCCTACGGCATGCTCAAGCTGTGCGAGGTCGCGGCGGTGATGGCCGTGGACCCCGACATCCTGATGCTGGACGAGCCGCTGGCCGGCATGGCGCCGGAGGAGGCCGCGGAGTTCTGCGACCGCCTGCTCGTCATGCGTGACCAGCTGAACATCTCCATCGTGATGATCGACCACCACGTGCCGCAGGTGCTGCGCGTCAGCGACTACGTGTTCGTCCTGTCCTTCGGCAAGCTGCTCGCCGAGGGCCAGGCCGAGGAGATCCGCACCAACCCGGCCGTGGCCGAGGCCTACATGGGTGAGGGGGCGACGACCCTTGACTGA
- the argH gene encoding argininosuccinate lyase, producing the protein MTTDGSGTTGTTGEGRLWGGRFASGPDRAAWDLGRSIHFDARLWPYDLSGSRAHADELRRLDLVTDDDHADIVTALATIEEEFTSGTFAFLDDDEDLHGAVERRLIELCGEAGGRLRAGRSRNDQIVGDLRLYLADTIPVLTEHLRGIQAVLADQAEGAVDWIAPGFTHLQRAQPVTLAHHLLAHAWALDRDIARLADCRMRLLDFSPLGSGAMAGLTLPLDPQRYADALGYTGVGPNSMDTVADRDFAVEFLSATAMLGVHLSRLCEEVVLWASTEFGWCRVGDAFSTGSSIMPQKRNPDVAELVRGKTGRLIGSLVTLLVTLKGLPLTYNRDLQEDKEPVFDAVDTLMLALPAVAGMMASLVFDRERLAGTAAGGFSLATDVAEALVVAGVPFRSAHERVGELVATCEGRGIDITDLTPDELVGTMPELDADQVSSLLDPMGAVHRRSAVQGPAPAAVERQLASLRERLG; encoded by the coding sequence ATGACGACTGACGGCAGCGGCACCACCGGCACGACCGGGGAGGGGCGCCTGTGGGGCGGGCGCTTCGCCAGCGGTCCCGACCGGGCCGCATGGGACCTCGGCCGGTCGATCCACTTCGACGCACGCCTGTGGCCCTACGACCTCTCCGGATCCCGCGCCCACGCCGACGAGCTCCGTCGCCTCGACCTGGTCACCGACGACGACCACGCCGACATCGTCACGGCCCTCGCCACGATCGAGGAGGAGTTCACCAGCGGCACCTTCGCCTTCCTCGACGACGACGAGGACCTGCACGGCGCGGTCGAACGGCGGCTGATCGAGCTGTGCGGCGAGGCAGGCGGCCGACTGCGGGCCGGGCGCAGCCGCAACGACCAGATCGTCGGTGACCTCCGGCTGTACCTGGCCGACACCATCCCGGTGCTGACCGAACACCTGCGCGGCATCCAGGCCGTCCTTGCCGACCAGGCCGAAGGTGCGGTGGACTGGATCGCGCCGGGCTTCACCCACCTCCAGCGCGCCCAGCCCGTCACGCTCGCCCACCACCTGCTGGCCCACGCGTGGGCGCTGGATCGCGACATCGCCCGGCTCGCCGACTGCCGCATGCGGCTGCTGGACTTCTCCCCGCTCGGCTCCGGCGCGATGGCCGGCCTGACCCTCCCCCTGGACCCGCAGCGCTACGCCGACGCCCTCGGCTACACCGGCGTCGGCCCCAACTCCATGGACACCGTCGCCGACCGCGATTTCGCCGTGGAGTTCCTGTCGGCCACCGCGATGCTGGGCGTGCACCTCTCCCGCCTCTGCGAGGAGGTGGTCCTGTGGGCCAGCACCGAGTTCGGGTGGTGCCGGGTCGGCGACGCCTTCTCGACCGGATCCAGCATCATGCCGCAGAAGCGCAACCCCGACGTGGCCGAGCTGGTCCGCGGCAAGACCGGGCGGCTGATCGGCAGCCTCGTCACCCTGCTGGTGACCCTCAAGGGCCTGCCGCTGACCTACAACCGTGACCTGCAGGAGGACAAGGAGCCCGTCTTCGACGCCGTCGACACGCTGATGCTCGCCCTCCCCGCCGTCGCCGGGATGATGGCCAGCCTCGTGTTCGACCGCGAGCGCCTGGCCGGCACCGCCGCCGGCGGGTTCTCCCTCGCCACCGACGTCGCCGAAGCGCTGGTCGTCGCCGGCGTCCCCTTCCGCAGCGCCCACGAACGGGTCGGCGAGCTGGTCGCCACCTGCGAGGGACGCGGCATCGACATCACCGACCTGACCCCCGACGAGCTCGTCGGCACCATGCCCGAGCTGGACGCCGACCAGGTCAGCAGCCTGCTGGACCCGATGGGCGCCGTCCACCGTCGGTCGGCCGTCCAGGGTCCCGCCCCCGCCGCGGTCGAACGGCAGCTCGCCAGCCTCCGCGAACGCCTCGGCTGA
- a CDS encoding DNA-3-methyladenine glycosylase, with amino-acid sequence MTERRLLDRSVLQGDSPDVAPQLLGTILQRPDEGTAVRIIEVEAYDEDDPASHTFRGRTPRNAVMFGPAGHAYVYFTYGMHWCTNVVTGPDGHGQAVLLRAAEVVEGQAVMRARRGDRVRDRDLLRGPARLASALGIDGALGGVDLLDPSSPVQLAADGHEPPVVAAGPRVGVRLAANRPWRFWIDGHPLVSRYVRHRRADEQGGAPEPS; translated from the coding sequence ATGACCGAGCGGCGCCTGCTGGACCGGTCCGTCCTGCAGGGGGACAGCCCCGACGTTGCTCCGCAGCTGCTCGGGACGATCCTCCAGCGCCCCGACGAGGGGACGGCCGTCCGCATCATCGAGGTGGAGGCCTACGACGAGGACGACCCCGCCAGCCACACCTTCCGTGGCCGGACCCCCCGCAACGCGGTGATGTTCGGTCCGGCCGGCCACGCCTACGTCTACTTCACCTACGGCATGCACTGGTGCACCAACGTGGTCACCGGGCCTGACGGCCACGGCCAGGCGGTCCTGCTCCGTGCGGCCGAGGTCGTGGAGGGGCAGGCGGTGATGCGTGCCCGTCGTGGTGACCGGGTCCGTGACCGGGACCTCCTCCGGGGGCCGGCCCGCCTTGCCAGCGCCCTCGGCATCGACGGGGCCCTCGGTGGGGTTGACCTCCTGGACCCGTCGTCCCCGGTCCAGCTGGCCGCGGACGGCCACGAGCCACCGGTCGTTGCGGCCGGGCCACGGGTGGGTGTCCGGCTGGCCGCCAACCGGCCGTGGCGGTTCTGGATCGACGGCCATCCGCTGGTCAGCCGGTACGTCCGGCACCGGCGGGCCGACGAGCAGGGCGGGGCCCCCGAACCGAGCTGA
- a CDS encoding winged helix DNA-binding domain-containing protein: MGGQRHVDDDERRARLVDRHHLGRTAADIEGCVADLVMLHSSDPTTPFLSLWARVPDVTRSDITDALYDRRSLWRLHTIRRTIWVVPRTFGPTALGGGTVPVAAADRRKLLAFVTASDVHPDPEGWLAGLAEEVLRVLDGAAPMTTAELGQAIPELRTPITLGSGKWVQQQPVGSRLLYLMAMDGLIVRGRPLGSWRASQYRWSRTEQWFDEPLDGLLAAPEVSARADLLRAYLARFGPATTDDIRWWTGWTKRSAVAALDDVAAVVVSLDGGAEGWLLPEDVRPAPAVDRPVVTLLPAMDPTPMGWKERGWYLGEWAVFGGPLFDRNGNVGPTVWLDGRVVGGWAQQADGRVVTRLLADIGHDGSDAVAVEAERLTTWLRGHVVIPRFRTPLEKEMALG, from the coding sequence GTGGGGGGACAGCGACACGTCGACGACGACGAGCGACGGGCCAGGCTGGTCGACCGCCACCACCTCGGACGCACGGCAGCCGACATCGAGGGGTGCGTGGCCGACCTGGTCATGCTGCACTCCAGCGACCCGACCACGCCGTTCCTGTCGCTCTGGGCCCGCGTGCCCGACGTCACCCGGAGCGACATCACCGACGCGCTGTACGACCGCCGGTCGTTGTGGCGCCTGCACACCATCCGCCGGACGATCTGGGTGGTGCCGCGCACGTTCGGGCCCACCGCGCTGGGCGGGGGAACCGTGCCGGTCGCCGCGGCGGACCGACGGAAGCTGCTGGCGTTCGTCACCGCCTCCGACGTCCACCCCGACCCCGAAGGATGGCTCGCCGGGCTGGCCGAGGAGGTCCTCCGGGTCCTGGACGGCGCCGCCCCGATGACAACAGCCGAACTGGGACAGGCCATCCCCGAGCTGCGAACACCGATCACCCTCGGGTCGGGCAAGTGGGTGCAGCAGCAGCCGGTCGGCTCCCGGTTGCTGTACCTGATGGCGATGGACGGCCTGATCGTCCGGGGCCGTCCCCTCGGGTCGTGGCGGGCCAGCCAGTACCGCTGGAGCCGCACCGAGCAGTGGTTCGACGAGCCCCTCGACGGCCTGCTCGCCGCCCCGGAGGTGTCCGCCCGCGCCGACCTCCTGCGTGCCTACCTCGCCCGGTTCGGACCGGCCACCACCGACGACATCCGCTGGTGGACCGGCTGGACCAAGCGCAGCGCCGTCGCGGCCCTCGACGACGTCGCGGCGGTCGTGGTGTCCCTCGACGGCGGCGCAGAGGGATGGCTCCTGCCCGAGGACGTTCGCCCCGCGCCGGCCGTCGACCGGCCCGTCGTGACCCTCCTCCCTGCCATGGACCCGACGCCGATGGGATGGAAGGAACGCGGGTGGTACCTGGGGGAGTGGGCCGTGTTCGGCGGGCCGCTGTTCGACCGCAACGGCAACGTCGGCCCGACCGTGTGGCTGGACGGCCGGGTCGTGGGCGGCTGGGCGCAGCAGGCGGATGGACGGGTGGTCACCCGGCTGCTGGCCGACATCGGTCATGATGGGTCGGACGCGGTCGCCGTCGAAGCCGAACGGCTGACCACGTGGCTACGGGGCCATGTGGTGATCCCGCGCTTCCGCACGCCCCTGGAGAAGGAGATGGCCCTTGGCTGA
- the polX gene encoding DNA polymerase/3'-5' exonuclease PolX, translating to MAWVNEELHRRFAEIATLLKISGADRFRVRAYERAADAVGAASVDLGTLDDAALADVKGIGASTAKKIREYLDSGTIGMLEDLREKVPAGVVELTRVPGLGPKTAVLMHESLGIDSIEALTAAMDDGRVAGLPGLGAKTVANLKESLRRMGSKDTDRVPAADAIALAEEVCARLRARDDVQQVDYAGSLRRMRDTIGDIDVLVASDADPGPIHEAFRGYDLVQSVIAAGEKKSSVITVRGIQVDLRVVEPDAWGAALQYFTGSKAHNVRVRERAVRRGLLLNEYGIWTRTEEGTQGERVASRTEADVYAAVDLAWVPPTMREDTGEVDAAIDGTLPAVVTLDDITGDLHGHSDWSGDGKATLEEMLDRAADKGYAYWAVTDHAEDLSMNGLSRQQVLDRRAAIRALRDRYEMAILDASELNIGLEGGLDYDPDFLLEFDWTVASVHSGLERDSAAQTARIMAAIESPAVNAIGHLTGRKLGKRPGFEVDLAAILEACRETGTALEVNASPRRLDLSGEMVRRAVEAGVTLTISCDAHSVGDLDAMRYGVWTAQRGWATPSDVLNTGTLEQLRAFVAAKRDRLG from the coding sequence ATGGCTTGGGTCAACGAGGAGCTGCACCGCCGGTTCGCCGAGATCGCGACGCTGCTGAAGATCAGCGGCGCCGATCGTTTCCGTGTCCGCGCCTACGAACGCGCCGCCGACGCCGTCGGTGCCGCGTCGGTGGACCTCGGCACCCTCGACGACGCGGCCCTGGCCGACGTCAAGGGCATCGGCGCGTCGACGGCCAAGAAGATCCGCGAGTACCTGGACTCCGGCACCATCGGCATGCTGGAGGACCTCCGCGAGAAGGTCCCGGCCGGGGTGGTCGAGCTGACGCGGGTCCCGGGACTCGGTCCCAAGACCGCCGTGCTGATGCACGAGTCCCTCGGCATCGACTCCATCGAGGCGCTGACGGCGGCCATGGACGACGGCCGGGTGGCAGGACTGCCAGGGCTCGGCGCCAAGACGGTCGCCAACCTCAAGGAGTCGCTGCGCCGGATGGGCAGCAAGGACACCGACCGTGTCCCGGCCGCCGACGCGATCGCGCTGGCCGAGGAGGTCTGCGCAAGGCTGCGGGCACGCGACGACGTCCAGCAGGTCGACTACGCCGGCTCGCTGCGCCGCATGCGCGACACGATCGGCGACATCGACGTGCTGGTCGCAAGCGACGCCGACCCGGGGCCGATCCACGAGGCGTTCCGCGGCTACGACCTGGTCCAGTCCGTGATCGCGGCCGGCGAGAAGAAGTCCTCGGTCATCACGGTCCGCGGGATCCAGGTCGACCTGCGCGTCGTCGAACCCGACGCATGGGGCGCTGCCCTGCAGTACTTCACCGGGTCGAAGGCCCACAACGTCCGTGTCCGGGAGCGGGCCGTGCGCCGTGGCCTGCTGCTCAACGAGTACGGCATCTGGACGCGGACCGAGGAGGGCACGCAGGGCGAGCGCGTCGCGAGCCGAACGGAGGCCGACGTGTACGCCGCCGTCGACCTGGCGTGGGTGCCACCGACCATGCGGGAGGACACCGGCGAGGTCGACGCCGCGATCGACGGCACCCTGCCCGCGGTCGTGACGCTCGACGACATCACCGGCGACCTGCACGGCCACTCCGACTGGTCCGGCGACGGCAAGGCCACGCTGGAGGAGATGCTCGACCGAGCCGCGGACAAGGGCTACGCCTACTGGGCGGTGACCGACCACGCCGAGGACCTCTCGATGAACGGCCTGTCCCGCCAGCAGGTGCTCGACCGCAGGGCCGCCATCCGGGCGCTCCGGGATCGCTACGAGATGGCGATCCTCGACGCGTCGGAGCTCAACATCGGGCTGGAGGGGGGGTTGGACTACGACCCCGACTTCCTGCTGGAGTTCGACTGGACCGTCGCCAGCGTGCACTCGGGCCTCGAACGCGACAGCGCCGCCCAGACCGCACGGATCATGGCCGCCATCGAGTCGCCCGCCGTCAACGCCATCGGACACCTGACCGGCCGCAAGCTGGGCAAGCGCCCCGGCTTCGAGGTCGACCTGGCTGCCATCCTCGAGGCGTGCCGCGAGACGGGCACGGCGCTGGAGGTCAACGCCTCGCCGCGCCGGCTGGACCTGTCGGGTGAGATGGTCCGGCGGGCGGTCGAGGCCGGCGTCACCCTCACCATCTCCTGCGACGCGCACTCCGTCGGTGACCTCGACGCCATGCGGTACGGCGTGTGGACCGCGCAGCGCGGCTGGGCCACGCCGTCGGACGTGCTGAACACCGGCACGCTGGAGCAGCTGCGGGCGTTCGTGGCCGCCAAGCGCGACCGGCTGGGATGA
- a CDS encoding branched-chain amino acid ABC transporter permease: MDELINIFVIGVRTGAIYALIALGLALVFKATKVLNFAHGEIGTSSAFVSLFIMERMEALSIFSSADNPGTLTGGQLLVSVIPALLAGAMLSVMVKVILDRLKDSTPVTQLVLTIGVAVFMVGLQAKLFGVTGDPFPRFINGNAFTIPGSTIPVDWHTIIIVVVLGGAAALLALYFKTPYGVALLATSQDPFAAELQGINTNAITMSAWAVAGAMAGAAGLLAAGVFNLLGPGLLLARFLIPAFTGALLGGLTSMVGAVVGGLLLGVIVATANQINLTLDLGLPGPPQIAVLMSLLLVLLLRPRGLLGKEA, translated from the coding sequence ATGGACGAGCTGATCAACATCTTCGTCATCGGTGTCCGCACCGGTGCGATCTACGCCCTCATCGCCCTTGGCCTGGCGCTGGTCTTCAAGGCCACCAAGGTCCTCAACTTCGCCCACGGCGAGATCGGCACGTCCAGCGCGTTCGTGTCGCTGTTCATCATGGAGCGGATGGAGGCGCTGTCGATCTTCAGCAGCGCCGACAACCCCGGCACCCTCACCGGTGGCCAGCTGCTGGTCTCCGTCATCCCTGCGCTGCTCGCCGGCGCCATGCTCAGCGTGATGGTCAAGGTCATCCTCGACCGGCTCAAGGACTCCACGCCCGTCACCCAGCTGGTGCTCACCATCGGTGTCGCCGTGTTCATGGTGGGCCTGCAGGCCAAGCTGTTCGGCGTCACCGGTGACCCGTTCCCCCGCTTCATCAACGGCAACGCCTTCACCATCCCCGGCTCGACGATCCCCGTCGACTGGCACACGATCATCATCGTGGTCGTGCTGGGTGGTGCGGCTGCGCTGCTGGCCCTGTACTTCAAGACCCCCTACGGCGTCGCGCTCCTCGCCACCTCCCAGGACCCCTTCGCCGCCGAGCTGCAGGGCATCAACACCAACGCGATCACGATGAGCGCGTGGGCCGTTGCCGGCGCGATGGCCGGTGCCGCCGGCCTCCTCGCCGCGGGTGTCTTCAACCTGCTCGGCCCGGGGCTGCTCCTGGCCCGGTTCCTCATCCCGGCGTTCACCGGCGCGCTGCTCGGTGGCCTGACCAGCATGGTCGGTGCCGTCGTCGGCGGCCTCCTGCTCGGTGTGATCGTGGCCACCGCCAACCAGATCAACCTCACCCTCGACCTGGGTCTCCCCGGTCCGCCGCAGATCGCGGTCCTCATGTCGCTGCTGCTCGTGCTGCTGCTGCGTCCCCGAGGCCTGCTCGGAAAGGAGGCCTGA
- a CDS encoding SRPBCC family protein, with product MAEVHASARIDIDAAPETVWDVLTDLEAFPTWSRIHEEVRIESHNDEGWPERVWMKMSVVGIRDEQVVDHSWTDDSVSWELVSGGVQRAQRGTYTIIPTETGCTAELEGMVDLIIPLPKLVIKQGQKLVMSIATKGIKAEAEKRQKRIDAGEVV from the coding sequence TTGGCTGAGGTCCACGCCAGCGCCCGGATCGACATCGACGCCGCACCCGAGACGGTCTGGGACGTCCTGACCGACCTCGAGGCCTTCCCGACGTGGTCGAGGATCCACGAGGAGGTCCGCATCGAGAGCCACAACGACGAGGGCTGGCCCGAGCGGGTCTGGATGAAGATGTCGGTGGTCGGGATCCGCGACGAACAGGTCGTGGACCACTCCTGGACCGACGACTCCGTCAGCTGGGAGCTCGTCAGCGGCGGCGTGCAGCGGGCACAGCGCGGGACCTACACGATCATCCCGACCGAGACCGGCTGCACGGCCGAGCTGGAGGGCATGGTCGACCTGATCATCCCGCTGCCCAAGCTGGTCATCAAGCAGGGGCAGAAGCTCGTGATGTCGATCGCCACCAAGGGCATCAAGGCCGAGGCGGAGAAGCGGCAGAAGCGCATCGACGCCGGCGAGGTTGTCTGA
- a CDS encoding ABC transporter substrate-binding protein — MPTMSIYRRLRFLAALAVFAMLAAACGLKAETREQIGFAAGGTNGFTDQTAFDSGTGNQVAGGTTGSTGGATGGSTGGATGGTTGTTGGTTGTTGTTGTTGTTGTTGGSTTGGTTGGSTSTGGSTGGSTGGSTGGSTGGSTGGSTGGSTGGSTDGGAGGATDGGNTDGAGGGNTDGGGATGGAAITGSDRTGVDAAAGSINIAVHAPVTGAAPLPVTSFEEARDLYYRYKVGQDGDIAGFTQFNISFADDRYQPSTAVQACRQLAADNFLLTGAGGTDQIQACGTFAEQQNIPYFSAGVTEAGLLGLRNYFAFSMSYRAQGLLLAQWVKAQHPGQKVAAVITDTPNFQDAVDGWEQGVAASGLDYYRTLRHPKGDNSWYNTYAADLQQNGVDVVYILTAPVDYIQFAQQANLAGYNPQFVGVGVSMGLNAVLGSGCPNVDGGEFFSPFPGLDWARNNVPEFFSAAQQFGTPSDDIALSLWATGMIFSDLLEQYVSTYGSNDVTREDFRNLVETSTVETGIFPSTSYSANNHFGANQVHVIKANCSTEEYETVASFASGF, encoded by the coding sequence ATGCCCACCATGTCCATTTACCGACGCCTGCGTTTCCTCGCAGCCCTCGCGGTCTTCGCGATGCTTGCGGCTGCCTGCGGCCTGAAGGCCGAAACGCGTGAACAGATCGGCTTCGCCGCCGGCGGAACGAACGGCTTCACCGACCAGACCGCGTTCGACTCGGGGACCGGCAACCAGGTCGCCGGCGGGACCACCGGCTCCACCGGTGGCGCGACCGGCGGGTCCACCGGCGGCGCCACGGGCGGCACCACCGGCACGACCGGCGGCACCACCGGGACAACGGGGACGACCGGGACGACCGGCACGACCGGGACGACGGGCGGCTCGACCACCGGTGGGACGACCGGCGGTTCGACCAGCACCGGCGGGTCCACGGGTGGCAGCACCGGTGGCTCGACGGGCGGCTCCACGGGTGGCAGCACCGGCGGCTCGACCGGTGGCAGCACCGGCGGGTCGACCGACGGTGGTGCAGGCGGCGCCACTGACGGTGGAAACACCGATGGTGCCGGGGGCGGGAACACCGACGGCGGCGGGGCCACGGGTGGCGCGGCCATCACCGGCTCCGACCGCACCGGTGTCGACGCCGCTGCGGGCTCCATCAACATCGCGGTCCACGCGCCGGTGACCGGCGCGGCCCCGCTGCCCGTGACCTCATTCGAGGAGGCCCGTGACCTGTACTACCGCTACAAGGTCGGGCAGGACGGCGACATCGCCGGGTTCACCCAGTTCAACATCTCCTTCGCCGACGACCGGTACCAGCCCTCCACCGCGGTGCAGGCCTGCCGCCAGCTCGCCGCCGACAACTTCCTGCTGACCGGTGCCGGCGGTACCGACCAGATCCAGGCCTGCGGCACCTTCGCCGAGCAGCAGAACATCCCGTACTTCTCCGCGGGTGTGACCGAGGCCGGCCTGCTGGGCCTGCGCAACTACTTCGCCTTCTCCATGAGCTACCGGGCCCAGGGCCTGCTGCTCGCCCAGTGGGTCAAGGCCCAGCACCCCGGCCAGAAGGTCGCCGCGGTCATCACCGACACCCCCAACTTCCAGGACGCCGTCGACGGCTGGGAGCAGGGCGTCGCCGCGTCCGGCCTGGACTACTACCGCACCCTCCGGCACCCCAAGGGTGACAACTCCTGGTACAACACCTACGCCGCGGACCTGCAGCAGAACGGTGTCGACGTCGTCTACATCCTCACCGCCCCGGTGGACTACATCCAGTTCGCCCAGCAGGCCAACCTGGCCGGCTACAACCCCCAGTTCGTGGGCGTGGGTGTCTCGATGGGCCTCAACGCCGTCCTCGGATCGGGCTGCCCCAACGTCGACGGCGGCGAGTTCTTCTCGCCCTTCCCCGGCCTGGACTGGGCCCGCAACAACGTGCCGGAGTTCTTCTCCGCAGCCCAGCAGTTCGGCACCCCGAGCGACGACATCGCCCTGTCCCTGTGGGCCACCGGCATGATCTTCTCCGACCTGCTCGAGCAGTACGTCAGCACCTACGGGAGCAACGACGTGACCCGCGAGGACTTCCGCAACCTCGTCGAGACCTCGACGGTGGAGACCGGCATCTTCCCGAGCACCTCGTACTCCGCGAACAACCACTTCGGGGCCAACCAGGTGCACGTGATCAAGGCCAACTGCAGCACCGAGGAATACGAGACCGTCGCCAGCTTCGCCAGCGGGTTCTAG
- a CDS encoding branched-chain amino acid ABC transporter permease, translated as MAVDVAAPAPQPMPSGTTPARPSGPPPRLVVEQWAPDSRGRAQRHAVRIGLVLLVLFVTSLVPDVYTNLVSKAAVFAIVALSMNILVGYAGQVSLGHAAFFGAGAFAAGYTLTELDLPWGAGLIVAALSGAFAAVLLGAVALRVKGLYLAIVTISYGLFAQEVVFNITSLTGGGAGQVAPRPVMPGFIVSFLDGLGGPFSAIAGGLDGATSDLSYAYLCIGFLAAFLLFDTLFAGSKAGRAVRALRESERVAASWGINVTGYKLLAFVLSGLIAAVAGGLFASIEQRVAPADFQFLLSITFLLMAVVGGVGNRWGVVQGGVLFAVLPTLLERSHENLHFWPFTAIDITLEPVISAALLILTLTLYPGGIAQQQHHLHSWLRMGKFKDDTADPLTDPPAVYREDPLADPEGARL; from the coding sequence ATGGCAGTCGACGTCGCCGCGCCGGCCCCGCAGCCCATGCCCTCGGGCACCACGCCCGCCCGTCCGTCCGGCCCGCCGCCACGCCTCGTCGTGGAGCAGTGGGCGCCCGACTCCCGTGGGCGTGCACAGCGCCACGCCGTGCGCATCGGCCTGGTCCTCCTCGTCCTGTTCGTCACCTCGTTGGTGCCGGACGTCTACACCAACCTGGTCAGCAAGGCCGCGGTCTTCGCCATCGTGGCGCTGAGCATGAACATCCTCGTCGGCTACGCCGGCCAGGTGTCGCTCGGCCACGCGGCCTTCTTCGGCGCCGGCGCGTTCGCCGCCGGCTACACCCTGACCGAGCTCGACCTCCCCTGGGGTGCCGGCCTGATCGTCGCCGCCCTGTCGGGGGCGTTCGCCGCGGTCCTCCTCGGCGCGGTCGCGCTGCGGGTCAAGGGCCTGTACCTGGCGATCGTCACGATCTCCTACGGGTTGTTCGCCCAGGAAGTGGTGTTCAACATCACCTCCCTGACGGGTGGCGGTGCCGGCCAGGTGGCCCCCCGCCCGGTCATGCCCGGCTTCATCGTGTCCTTCCTCGACGGCCTGGGCGGCCCGTTCTCGGCCATCGCCGGCGGGCTGGACGGGGCGACGAGCGACCTGAGCTACGCCTACCTCTGCATCGGCTTCCTCGCCGCCTTCCTGCTGTTCGACACCCTCTTCGCCGGCTCCAAGGCCGGCCGAGCGGTCCGCGCCCTCCGCGAGAGCGAGCGGGTGGCGGCGTCGTGGGGCATCAACGTCACGGGCTACAAGCTGCTGGCGTTCGTCCTCTCCGGCCTCATCGCCGCCGTGGCGGGCGGCCTGTTCGCCTCCATCGAGCAACGCGTGGCGCCGGCTGACTTCCAGTTCCTGCTCTCCATCACCTTCCTGCTGATGGCGGTCGTTGGTGGCGTGGGCAACCGCTGGGGTGTGGTGCAGGGTGGCGTGCTGTTCGCCGTCCTCCCCACGCTGCTGGAGCGGTCCCACGAGAACCTCCACTTCTGGCCGTTCACCGCGATCGACATCACCCTCGAGCCGGTGATCAGCGCGGCGCTGCTGATCCTGACGTTGACCCTCTACCCGGGAGGCATCGCCCAGCAGCAGCACCACCTCCATTCGTGGCTGCGCATGGGCAAGTTCAAGGACGACACGGCCGATCCGCTGACCGACCCGCCCGCGGTCTACCGTGAGGACCCGCTGGCCGACCCGGAAGGAGCCCGGCTGTGA